From the Chelonoidis abingdonii isolate Lonesome George chromosome 12, CheloAbing_2.0, whole genome shotgun sequence genome, one window contains:
- the LOC116829190 gene encoding C-type lectin domain family 2 member D-like: MEMMAIQYQHVDPEKQKSGEKLIWPETQSTKSPIQREESVLYNEQKVPVCTCGTATRLKVLAGIAGTAVAITLIILAVLTTRSHVTSSPSPAASCPGPSCPGSWIGYRGKCYYFSQMEGNWTYSQSQCSALNASLAVIDSEHDLIFMLRFKVRMDPWIGLRRELGQGWKWPSGLEFNNSFVIRGESECAFLSEDTISSSRCYIERNWICSKPDAYAKGTDMRGDSRV; encoded by the exons ATGGAGATGATGGCCATTCAGTATCAACATGTGGACCCAGAGAAGCAGAAGTCAG GGGAAAAATTGATTTGGCCGGAGACTCAAAGCACCAAGTCACCCATCCAGCGAGAGGAAAGCGTTCTGTATAATGAACAGAAGG ttCCTGTGTGTACATGTGGGACGGCCACTCGTCTCAAAGTCCTAGCTGGAATCGCAGGCACAGCTGTGGCTATAACTCTCATCATTTTAGCAG TGCTGACAACCAGATCCCATGTGACCAGTTCTCCTTCCCCTGCCGCCTCCTGTCcaggcccctcctgcccaggcagCTGGATTGGGTACCGAGGGAAATGCTATTATTTCTCACAGATGGAAGGGAATTGGACCTACAGCcagagccagtgctcagcacTCAATGCCTCCCTGGCTGTGATTGACAGCGAGCATGACCTG ATTTTCATGCTGCgctttaaggtcagaatggatCCATGGATCGGCCTCCGGAGGGAGCTCGGTCAGGGGTGGAAATGGCCCAGTGGTTTGGAATTCAACAACTC GTTTGTCATTCGAGGGGAATCTGAATGTGCTTTCCTGAGTGAAGACACCATCAGCTCTTCGAGATGCTACATTGAGCGAAACTGGATCTGCAGCAAACCCGATGCCTATGCAAAGGGAACTGATATGAGAGGGGACTCGAGAGTCTAA